The stretch of DNA TTGAGTAATTCATTTCGTTTCTCCTCAGTTAAATCCAAAACTCCGCATAAATAAATTTGAGGTCGATATTCCCTCAAATATTCATAAACCCAATCTTTCCATTGTTTAAAATTTGGGTCTCCACTAGAGAAACCAATCAAACAAAAGGCATTTTCCATAATAGACTGTCTAACAATATTCGTAAAAGGTGCAAATTTTTCAGGATATTCTTCATATTCATTTTTTGAGATGATAAACGGTCGATATGAAGGAAAACTTCCATGTAACTTTACAATTCGAGGCTTCATTTTTTGGGGAATGTCGTAAATAGTTGAAACAATATCATATTTTCTTTCATATACCATTGGCAACGTTCTTTCCAACAAAGTGTCGTAATTTGTAGTAAAAACATCTGACCATGGCAAAGTAAGCATGAGGGTATGGAGATTCCCGGGTAAATATTGTAAATCAGGAATTGTCTGAATTAGCAGTTCATCTAAAGCTGACGGACCGAAAATATCCTGAAAATCCTGAGCAATTTGTAGAGGGTCTTTTTCTTTGATTAGCTGTTGAATTTTTTTGTCATAATCCAATTTTGACAAAGATCCTTGGGGGTATGTCGCACGAAGAATTATCTGGCAGAGATCATCCCATAATGGAAATGGTAGAGTATCTTGGGATATTTTATCGGCATTTCGACTGAATCCACTTCCGATCATTACTGCGACTTGGCCAAATTCCCGTCCACACCATAACTTTTTCCGAAGATATTCGATAGAGTTTTGATCTTTAAACGAGGAAGAGGGATTCATTATTGATGAACTCTTTTAATCAATTATAATTCTGTCGTTTTATTGTAAAAAAGAAAGTACAATTTCGATATTTCTGCACTACAGAAATTAAATCCTTTTTATTTTTTTAATTCCTGAAACTGTGGATGGGTGCGGGGATGCGTCCGCCGCGGTTGATGAAATCTTCACACCCGAACTTGTTTACTTTCTGGACCGGAGCGTGGCCGAGGAGTCCTCCGAACTCCACGGTGTCGCCGACGTCCTTCCCGATGACGGGGACGAGGCGGACTGCGGTCGTCTTCTGGTTGATCATTCCTATCGCGGCTTCGTCTGCGATTATGCCGGAGATCGTGGATGCGGGGGTGTCCCCCGGTATTGCGATCATGTCGAGACCTACGGAGCATACGCAGGTCATGGCTTCGAGCTTTTCGATGGTGAGAGCTCCGCGATTTACTGCGTCGATCATTCCCTGGTCCTCGCTGACCGGGATGAACGCACCGGAGAGTCCGCCGACGAACGAGCTTGCCATGACTCCGCCCTTCTTCACCTGGTCGTTTAAGAGGGCGAGGGCGGCTGTGGTTCCCGGTGCTCCGACCGATTCAAGGCCCATCTCTTCGAGGATCTCGGCGACACTGTCCCCTACCGCAGGGGTGGGTGCAAGGGAGAGGTCGACGATGCCGAACGGGACACCGAGTCTTGCGGATGCCTCCTGTGCGACGAGCTGGCCGACACGGGTGACCTTGAATGCGGTCTTTTTGACTGTCTCACAGAGGACTTCGAAGTTCTCGCCCCGGACTTCTTCGAGTGCATGTTTGACGACGCCCGGACCGCTTACGCCGACGTTGATTACCGCGTCGGCCTCCGAGACACCGTGGAACGCCCCGGCCATGAACGGGTTGTCGTCGGGTGCGTTGCAGAATACGACGAGTTTCGCACACCCGAGCGAGTTGTTGTCCTTCGTCGCTTCGGCCGTCTCCTTAACGATCTCGCCCATGAGTTTGACGGCGTCCATGTTGATCCCGGTCTTGGTGGAGCCGATGTTTACCGAACTGCATACCCTTTCGGTGGAGGAGAGTGCGGCGGGGATGGAGCGGATGAGTTTTTCGTCGGTCGGGGTCATTCCCTTCGAGACGATGGCGGAGAAGCCGCCGAGGAAGTTGACGCCGGTATCCGCCGCTGCCTTGTCGAGTGTCTTTGCGACTGATACGAAATCTTCCGTGGATTTGCAAGCCTGCCCTGCGACAAGTGCTATGGGGGTAACCGAGATCCTCTTGTTTACGATCGGAATTCCGTACTCGAGCTCGATCTCCCTTCCGACCGGGACGAGGTTCTTTGCGAGCCGGGTGATCTTGTCGTAGATCTTCCGGTTCAGGGCGTCGAGATCGGAATCGACGCAGTCGAGGAGGCTGATGCCGAGGGTGATGGTCCTGACGTCGAGCTTCTCCTGCTCGATCATCTTGTTCGTCTCGTTTACCTCGAAGATGTTTATCATGGAAAACCTCAGATGCGGTGCATCTTCGTAAAGATATCCTCGTGCTGACAGCGGATCTTTACGCCGATCTCGTCGCCGAGTTTTTCGAGTTCGGCGACCATCTCCTGGTACGGTTTCGACGATCCGCCGGTGTCTACGATCATCATCATATTGAAGTAGCCCTGCACGATGGTCTGGGATATGTCCTCGACGTTTACGTTGTTTTCGGCGAGGTAGGTGCAGACCTTCGCGATTATTCCGACCGTGTCCTTGCCGACGACGGTTATGATTGTCTTCTTCATGCTCTCGTGCTCTCCCTTCTCCTGTATTATTGGCCCTCTTCAGGCATTAATCCGATGAAGAGGGAAACAATACTTATGCATCGTAATATTACTTCTCAGTCACGAGGATATGACTGGCATGGCTGACTTCGTTTTTGTGCACGGGGGGAACATGGATACGGCGACGTGGAACGGGCTGACGACAGGAGAAGAGGTCTTCACGGAGGACGGGAAGATGGGCGGAGAGATCTGGGACGGGACGGTTTCGTTTCTCCGGGACCAGGGCCACCGGGCCTTTGCCCCGACTCTGGCAGGTGAATATTCCTGTAATCTTTCGGGTCATATCCGGGAGATCTGCGTGCTGCTCGCCGAAAACAATCTTCATGACGTCATCCTCGTCGGTCATTCCTACGGCGGGATGGTAATTACGGGGGTGGCGGCACGGATACCGGAGAATGTCGGGCGGCTGGTTTATGTCGATGCTGCTCTTCCCGATTCCGGTCAGTCGTTGTATGATCTTATCGAATCGGCGGGGATCGATGCGGGGTCGTTTTCGGGTCTCGAACCCGCTCCCCCTTACGTTGAAAAACTGTTCTTCGATCCGTCGAAGATCCGGGCGATCCCGAAGACTTACATCCTCTGCACGAAGAGCGATTTTGTTTCGGTTACGGGTGTCGCCCGGAGGAAGATCGAGGCGGACCCGGACGGGTGGGAATATTTCGAGCTTCCTGCTTCCCATGTCCCGATGGCCGATATGCCGGCGGAGTTTTACGGGCTGATCGGGGATCTCATTCAGTCACCCGGAGAGTGAACGGGGCTAAACCTATTTCGCTCGTCGGCGTCCTGAACTGTGCACTGA from Methanolacinia petrolearia DSM 11571 encodes:
- a CDS encoding alpha/beta fold hydrolase, whose product is MADFVFVHGGNMDTATWNGLTTGEEVFTEDGKMGGEIWDGTVSFLRDQGHRAFAPTLAGEYSCNLSGHIREICVLLAENNLHDVILVGHSYGGMVITGVAARIPENVGRLVYVDAALPDSGQSLYDLIESAGIDAGSFSGLEPAPPYVEKLFFDPSKIRAIPKTYILCTKSDFVSVTGVARRKIEADPDGWEYFELPASHVPMADMPAEFYGLIGDLIQSPGE
- a CDS encoding ACT domain-containing protein translates to MKKTIITVVGKDTVGIIAKVCTYLAENNVNVEDISQTIVQGYFNMMMIVDTGGSSKPYQEMVAELEKLGDEIGVKIRCQHEDIFTKMHRI
- a CDS encoding PFL family protein, which encodes MINIFEVNETNKMIEQEKLDVRTITLGISLLDCVDSDLDALNRKIYDKITRLAKNLVPVGREIELEYGIPIVNKRISVTPIALVAGQACKSTEDFVSVAKTLDKAAADTGVNFLGGFSAIVSKGMTPTDEKLIRSIPAALSSTERVCSSVNIGSTKTGINMDAVKLMGEIVKETAEATKDNNSLGCAKLVVFCNAPDDNPFMAGAFHGVSEADAVINVGVSGPGVVKHALEEVRGENFEVLCETVKKTAFKVTRVGQLVAQEASARLGVPFGIVDLSLAPTPAVGDSVAEILEEMGLESVGAPGTTAALALLNDQVKKGGVMASSFVGGLSGAFIPVSEDQGMIDAVNRGALTIEKLEAMTCVCSVGLDMIAIPGDTPASTISGIIADEAAIGMINQKTTAVRLVPVIGKDVGDTVEFGGLLGHAPVQKVNKFGCEDFINRGGRIPAPIHSFRN